In Humulus lupulus chromosome 7, drHumLupu1.1, whole genome shotgun sequence, the following are encoded in one genomic region:
- the LOC133788641 gene encoding uncharacterized protein LOC133788641 produces the protein MLVLKNLFCSSEDMALSLCELNSEKWAISSSKDPLLLTHAVKQQLSGASLIAERSFREVGAVLVQLEESQVARQALEAEKQKLTQQVESTRGEASEKIDQARRTAEEEADKKYLAKYREYRASAETEFKQRSDDLKAENSKLREELSQARVEKDTLEARLQSKNDLLLKRQEEYATLQNKLHEEEQLHKRSSDLVSMLELGLAEKDKEIGALQFTARGHVTEKQSMLNQNKVQRKEIDSLKGERDASKAEVEKLKAQLAVAEAKLATSEAERLKEKEDAEVVLNRTINISYVVVMHQLWKMNPEVLGYLGEDADAMREKLQVWDQGPEVYVQTYNIDEPAGAPEAGDPGEAGTSEPARDDVPPSNEPTPPAPVETADLEALDADTATTPNA, from the exons atgctagtcctaaaaaaccttttttgtagtagtgaggacatggccctgagcttgtgcgagctcaattctgagaaatgggccatcagtagcagtaaggatccgctgttgctgacacatgccgtgaagcaacaattgtccggg gcctctctgatcgcggaacgctcgttccgggaggtgggtgcagttctggttcagttggaggagagccaggtggctcgccaggccttggaggcggagaagcagaaactgacccaacaggtcgagagcacaaGGGGGGAGGCCtcggagaagattgaccaggcccggcgcacggctgaggaagaggcggacaagaaatatcttgccaaataccgagagtaccgggccagcgcagagactgagttcaaacagcggtcggatgacttgaaggccgaaaactccaagctccgggaagagctatcccaagccagggtggagaaggataccttggaagcccgcttgcaatcgaaaaatgatctcctccttaagcggcaagaggaatatgccactcttcagaacaagctgcacgaggaggagcaacttcataagaggagtagtgatctcgtgtctatgctggagttggggctcgccgagaaggataaagagatcggagccttgcaattcaccgccagggggcatgtgaccgagaagcaatccatgctgaaccaaaataaggtgcagcgcaaggagattgattctcttaagggagagcgggatgcatccaaggccgaggtggaaaaactgaaagctcaattagctgtcgcggaggcaaagctggcaacctccgaggcggagcgcttgaaggagaaggaggatgccgaggtggtactgaacaggacgattaatatatcgtaCGTGGTcgtcatgcatcaactctggaaaatgaacccggaggtactaggctatctgggagaggatgccgacgccatgagggagaagctacaagtgtgggatcaaggcccagaggtgtacgtccaaacttacaacattgacgaacctgctggagcccctgaggcaggagatcccggagaggcagggacctctgaacctgcccgCGATgacgttccgccttccaatgagccgactccgccagccccagttgaaaccgctgacCTCGAGGCCTTGGACGCGGATACTGCtaccacccccaatgcttga